A single Phoenix dactylifera cultivar Barhee BC4 chromosome 1, palm_55x_up_171113_PBpolish2nd_filt_p, whole genome shotgun sequence DNA region contains:
- the LOC103722193 gene encoding BTB/POZ domain-containing protein At2g13690 — translation MVDPGGRRSAPRRKNSGLRRAWCCPFGAAPRSPDLRNSPHYQHHPSKPPQKLPPPPYSGGSFHSSPSPSSKRGISIIDPRRILSPDRVSPIDSDAPLGPLPEIADCASITTVAVESEPESLDPLSKEIALVPERSAAEDGACLGERALDLRLSLKGKDGRCLVLELDSEALCESSAFFASMVLKSGQKVSDALADGRKIELTGIEDLGAFRGTIELMYEKDAMRCLMKVGVSRAIDILEVSFTIMFDRGVASCLKYIEAVPWSASDEEKLKSLLARYTIDEAISEDLLARLVPQGPKHSENLAVHLIQSIANGVNSNARKEMQSLVNGLLSESSVYQKDPAGLNKEKLYHICQSCLNSLAELFEEASNSSPVNQMTIAKETKPLIERVCKQVENLNWLLEILVDKQMAEDFVCLWASQEGLIRMHETASPMVRYELSRISAFVFIGLGRGRLQCRGEIRFSVLRAWFGPMLEDFGWLLRCSKGLDMRMLEESLGQALLTLPLKQQQSFFEEWFQYFVAHGTNCPNLSRAFQVWWRRSFLRSSEAHC, via the exons ATGGTGGACCCAGGCGGCCGGCGATCTGCCCCCCGCCGGAAGAACTCCGGCCTTCGGAGGGCCTGGTGCTGCCCATTCGGCGCCGCCCCCCGCAGCCCCGACCTTCGGAATTCCCCTCACTACCAGCACCACCCCTCGAAGCCCCCCCAGAAGCTGCCGCCGCCCCCCTACTCCGGCGGCTCCTTCCACAGCTCCCCTTCTCCCAGCAGCAAGCGCGGCATCAGCATCATCGACCCCCGCCGGATCCTCTCCCCTGACCGGGTCTCCCCGATCGACTCCGACGCGCCCCTGGGCCCGCTGCCGGAGATCGCCGACTGCGCCTCGATCACCACCGTGGCAGTGGAGTCGGAGCCGGAGAGCTTGGATCCACTCTCAAAGGAGATAGCTTTGGTCCCTGAGAGGTCGGCGGCGGAGGATGGGGCTTGTTTGGGAGAGagagctttggatttgaggctcAGCTTGAAGGGGAAAGACGGGAGGTGCTTGGTTTTGGAGCTGGATTCGGAGGCTCTGTGCGAGAGTAGTGCATTTTTTGCCTCCATGGTTCTGAAGTCTGGCCAGAAGGTCTCGGATGCTCTGGCTGATGGCCGGAAGATAGAGCTTACCGGTATCGAGGATTTGGGTGCTTTCAGGGGGACGATTGAGCTGATGTACGAGAAGGATGCAATGAGGTGTCTGATGAAAGTAGGAGTCTCCCGAGCCATTGACATACTTGAG GTATCTTTCACCATCATGTTTGACAGGGGTGTTGCGTCATGTTTGAAGTATATCGAAGCTGTTCCATGGAGTGCGAGCGACGAAGAGAAGCTTAAGAGCTTGCTCGCAAGGTACACAATTGATGAAGCAATCTCTGAAGATTTGCTAGCCAGGTTAGTGCCACAAGGTCCAAAGCACTCAGAAAATCTAGCTGTGCATCTCATACAGTCCATTGCAAATGGAGTTAATAGTAATGCAAGGAAGGAGATGCAATCCTTAGTCAATGGCCTCTTATCCGAAAGTTCAGTCTATCAAAAAGACCCGGCTGGTCTCAATAAGGAGAAGCTGTACCACATTTGTCAGTCTTGTCTGAACTCACTGGCGGAACTCTTTGAAGAAGCCTCCAATTCTAGTCCCGTAAATCAGATGACAATAGCGAAAGAAACAAAGCCACTGATTGAGCGAGTCTGTAAGCAAGTCGAGAACCTTAACTGGCTGCTAGAGATTCTTGTAGACAAGCAGATGGCAGAAGATTTTGTGTGTTTGTGGGCAAGCCAAGAAGGATTGATTAGGATGCATGAAACGGCATCACCAATGGTACGATATGAGCTCAGTCGGATCTCAGCTTTTGTATTTATTGGGTTAGGAAGGGGGAGATTGCAGTGCAGGGGTGAAATAAGATTCAGTGTCCTCAGGGCCTGGTTTGGACCTATGTTAGAGGACTTCGGTTGGTTGCTGAGATGCTCGAAGGGGCTGGACATGAGGATGTTGGAGGAGAGCCTGGGCCAAGCTCTCCTTACTCTTCCATTGAAGCAGCAGCAAAGCTTTTTCGAGGAATGGTTTCAATATTTCGTCGCCCATGGCACCAACTGTCCAAACCTGAGCAGGGCTTTTCAGGTATGGTGGCGAAGGTCATTCCTAAGGTCCTCAGAAGCACACTGCTAA
- the LOC120113041 gene encoding short-chain dehydrogenase reductase 3b-like — MSKQRLEGKVAIITGAASGIGEAAARIFAAHGALVVIADIQDELGAGVVASIGPDKCKYKHCDVRSEKEVEELVGFAIKAYGRLDIMFSNAGISEKITSRILDLDFDVLDNVIAVNVRGVAATIKHAGRAMVASGTRGSIICTASVAATRGGWGQAVYTTTKNAVVGLVRSAAAELGRHGIRANCVSPGGVATPFAQNLTGMSQSQTEEFFEGTLVLKGGGPLKASDTGEAVLFLASDESAFVTGQNLFVDGGVTAVGATPPLPAAQLK, encoded by the exons ATGTCTAAGCAGAG GTTGGAAGGCAAGGTGGCCATCATCACTGGCGCGGCCAGTGGGATCGGGGAGGCCGCCGCAAGGATCTTCGCAGCCCACGGCGCCCTCGTCGTCATCGCCGACATCCAGGACGAGCTGGGCGCCGGCGTCGTCGCCTCCATCGGCCCGGACAAGTGCAAGTACAAGCACTGCGACGTGCGCAGCGAGAAGGAAGTAGAGGAGCTCGTGGGCTTCGCCATCAAGGCCTACGGCCGGCTCGACATCATGTTCAGCAACGCCGGGATCTCGGAGAAGATAACCAGCAGAATTCTGGACTTGGACTTCGACGTGCTCGATAATGTCATCGCCGTCAACGTCCGGGGCGTAGCTGCGACGATCAAGCATGCAGGGAGGGCGATGGTGGCCAGCGGGACACGAGGATCGATCATATGCACGGCGAGCGTCGCGGCGACGAGGGGCGGATGGGGGCAGGCAGTGTACACAACGACGAAGAATGCGGTGGTCGGGCTCGTGCGATCGGCGGCAGCGGAGCTTGGAAGGCATGGAATACGAGCGAACTGCGTGTCGCCGGGCGGCGTGGCGACGCCGTTTGCACAGAATCTTACTGGGATGAGCCAGAGTCAGACAGAAGAGTTTTTCGAGGGCACGCTGGTGTTGAAGGGAGGAGGGCCGTTGAAGGCAAGTGATACTGGGGAGGCTGTTCTCTTCCTGGCGTCCGACGAGTCGGCGTTCGTCACCGGACAAAACCTGTTCGTTGATGGGGGGGTGACTGCTGTTGGTGCGACCCCTCCACTCCCTGCAGCCCAACTGAAATGA
- the LOC103722194 gene encoding transcriptional corepressor SEUSS isoform X1, whose product MVPSGSPTPVGGAQSVPQSLLRSNSGMLGGAQSNSIPSQQPFSSLVSPRTHFNNSNNNMSLLGNISNVSSLLNHSFGNGGPVSGGGLSNPSVNLQQRGSVGSAVDMLGSAEPDPLSFTSSSGLGQGQHFQNPSGNQLVQDQSQPQQLEGIQNFQQQFSMPHSQQQTQLRGGLGNVGSMGPVKLEPQMCPDNNGPPQQLQSLRSLGAMKMEPQQLQSVRSLGSVKLEHQHSDSSLFLQQQQQQQQQQQQQQQQLLQMSRQQSPAAAAQINLLQQQRIMHLQQQQQQQQQQQLFKNLPQQRNQLQQQLQQSLPLRPQVKPLYEPGMCARRLTHYMYHQQHRPEDNNIEFWRKFVNEYFAPNAKKRWCVSLYGSGRQTTGVFPQDVWHCEICSRKPGRGFETTVEVLPRLFQIKYASGTLEELLYVDMPREYQNASGQIVLDYAKAIQESVFEQLRVVREGQLRIVFSPDLKICSWEFCARRHEELIPRRLLIPQVSQLGAALQRYQNAAQNASSGLSTQELQNTCNLFVASARQLAKALEVPLVNDLGYTKRYVRCLQISEVVNSMKDLIDYSRETARGPMDSLINFPRRTTVSSNLRSQLAQQCEEQQNIAQNSNHNDQTATHATGVQLSSASNGVVSANNSLNAPPSTGATSAIAGLLHQNSVNSRQENQVSSVTSPYGGGNSVQIPSASSSNSLPPSQPNPSSPFPSPTPSTSNNNTTPTSHNTTLMSSANSPANMSTIQQPSTQSHEADPTESQSSMRQILQEMMIPSQLNGVNTLGNEMKGINGMTPALNGGNYLVGNGMANSSGVSGMGFGSLGGIGLSATQSGLRAAMVNNAMSMNGRVGVNHMPQDPTAVNHQQQQDMGSRLLGGLGPVNSFNNLQFDWN is encoded by the exons ATGGTGCCTTCCGGCTCTCCGACTCCGGTTGGAGGAGCCCAGTCGGTCCCTCAATCTCTTCTGAGGTCAAACTCCGGCATgttgggcggagcccagtctaATTCTATCCCTTCTCAGCAACCTTTCTCTTCCCTGGTTTCTCCTCGAACCCACTTtaacaacagcaacaacaatATGAGCTTGCTGGGTAACATTTCCAACGTATCATCACTCCTTAACCATTCATTTGGAAATGGAGGGCCTGTTTCTGGTGGTGGGCTCTCCAACCCTTCTGTGAACCTCCAACAGCGAGGTAGTGTTGGAAGTGCAGTTGATATGCTAGGTTCTGCTGAGCCTGATCCTCTATCCTTCACCTCTTCGTCTGGTCTGGGTCAGGGGCAGCACTTCCAGAATCCTTCTGGAAACCAGCTTGTGCAGGATCAGTCACAGCCTCAGCAACTTGAGGGGATACAGAACTTCCAACAACAGTTCTCAATGCCTCACAGTCAGCAGCAAACACAGCTCCGGGGAGGGCTGGGCAATGTGGGCAGCATGGGTCCTGTCAAGTTGGAGCCACAGATGTGTCCTGATAATAATGGTCCACCACAGCAATTACAGTCATTGCGCAGTCTAGGTGCTATGAAAATGGAACCTCAACAGCTGCAGTCTGTAAGAAGCTTAGGTTCTGTTAAACTGGAACACCAACATTCCGATTCATCATTGTTTCTgcagcagcaacagcagcagcagcagcaacaacagcaacagcagcagcagttACTCCAAATGTCGAGGCAGCAGTCACCAGCTGCAGCTGCTCAAATTAATCTCTTACAGCAGCAGCGGATCATGCatctgcagcagcagcagcaacagcagcaacagcagcagctTTTTAAGAACTTACCTCAGCAAAGAAACCAGCTGCAACAACAGCTTCAACAAAGTCTTCCTTTGAGACCTCAAGTGAAACCATTATATGAGCCTGGAATGTGTGCACGGCGTTTGACTCATTATATGTATCATCAGCAGCATAGACCAGAA GATAACAATATTGAGTTCTGGCGAAAATTTGTTAATGAATACTTTGCTCCCAATGCCAAGAAGAGGTGGTGTGTTTCTCTCTATGGAAGTGGGCGTCAAACCACTGGTGTTTTTCCTCAG GATGTATGGCACTGTGAGATATGCAGTCGTAAACCTGGTCGTGGTTTTG AAACTACCGTTGAGGTTCTGCCAAGACTATTCCAAATTAAATATGCTAGTGGTACTTTAGAGGAACTTTTATACGTTGACATGCCCCGTGAGTATCAGAATGCATCAGGCCAGATTGTCTTGGATTATGCTAAAGCAATTCAAGAGAGTGTATTTGAGCAATTACGTGTGGTACGTGAAGGTCAGCTGAGGATTGTTTTCTCCCCTGATCTAAAG atttgTTCCTGGGAATTCTGTGCTAGGCGTCATGAGGAGCTTATTCCTCGGAGGTTGTTAATACCCCAG GTTAGTCAACTTGGAGCTGCATTGCAGAGATATCAGAATGCTGCGCAAAATGCATCATCTGGCTTATCTACCCAAGAGTTGCAAAATACTTGTAATTT ATTTGTGGCATCTGCTCGCCAGTTGGCTAAAGCTTTGGAGGTACCGCTAGTAAATGATTTAGGATATACCAAAAGATATGTTCGCTGTCTTCAG ATATCAGAGGTGGTAAATAGTATGAAGGATCTGATTGACTATAGCAGAGAAACAGCGAGAGGACCTATGG ATAGCCTGATCAATTTCCCTCGAAGGACTACTGTTTCTTCAAACCTCCGTTCTCAACTGGCTCAGCAATGTGAGGAGCAGCAAAACATTGCCCAGAACTCGAACCACAATGATCAGACTGCTACTCATGCAACAGGTGTGCAACTTTCTTCTGCTAGCAATGGTGTTGTGAGTGCAAATAATTCCCTTAATGCTCCGCCATCCACCGGTGCTACGTCTGCCATAGCTGGGCTCCTCCACCAAAACTCAGTGAACTCCAGGCAAGAAAACCAGGTGAGCAGCGTGACCAGCCCCTATGGTGGTGGGAACAGTGTTCAAATACCATCGGCTAGTTCTTCCAATTCACTGCCACCTTCCCAGCCCAATCCTTCATCTCCATTCCCCTCACCAACACCATCCACATCAAACAACAATACAACCCCAACCTCTCATAACACCACCCTTATGAGCTCAGCTAATTCACCTGCAAATATGTCTACAATCCAGCAGCCGTCAACACAGTCGCATGAAGCTGATCCAACAGAGTCGCAGAGTTCGATGCGGCAGATCTTGCAAGAGATGATGATTCCCTCTCAGCTAAATGGTGTCAATACCCTGGGAAATGAGATGAAGGGAATTAATGGTATGACACCAGCTCTGAATGGAGGCAACTACTTGGTAGGAAATGGCATGGCAAACAGTTCAGGCGTCAGTGGCATGGGGTTTGGGAGTTTGGGAGGGATTGGTCTATCGGCAACGCAGAGTGGGTTAAGGGCCGCAATGGTAAACAATGCCATGAGCATGAATGGGAGGGTTGGAGTGAATCATATGCCACAAGATCCAACAGCTGTGAACCACCAGCAGCAGCAGGATATGGGAAGCAGGCTGTTGGGTGGGCTTGGACCGGTCAACAGCTTTAATAATCTTCAGTTTGATTGGAACTAG
- the LOC103722194 gene encoding transcriptional corepressor SEUSS isoform X2, with product MVPSGSPTPVGGAQSVPQSLLRSNSGMLGGAQSNSIPSQQPFSSLVSPRTHFNNSNNNMSLLGNISNVSSLLNHSFGNGGPVSGGGLSNPSVNLQQRGSVGSAVDMLGSAEPDPLSFTSSSGLGQGQHFQNPSGNQLVQDQSQPQQLEGIQNFQQQFSMPHSQQQTQLRGGLGNVGSMGPVKLEPQMCPDNNGPPQQLQSLRSLGAMKMEPQQLQSVRSLGSVKLEHQHSDSSLFLQQQQQQQQQQQQQQQQLLQMSRQQSPAAAAQINLLQQQRIMHLQQQQQQQQQQQLFKNLPQQRNQLQQQLQQSLPLRPQVKPLYEPGMCARRLTHYMYHQQHRPEDNNIEFWRKFVNEYFAPNAKKRWCVSLYGSGRQTTGVFPQDVWHCEICSRKPGRGFETTVEVLPRLFQIKYASGTLEELLYVDMPREYQNASGQIVLDYAKAIQESVFEQLRVVREGQLRIVFSPDLKICSWEFCARRHEELIPRRLLIPQVSQLGAALQRYQNAAQNASSGLSTQELQNTCNLFVASARQLAKALEVPLVNDLGYTKRYVRCLQISEVVNSMKDLIDYSRETARGPMDSLINFPRRTTVSSNLRSQLAQQCEEQQNIAQNSNHNDQTATHATGVQLSSASNGVVSANNSLNAPPSTGATSAIAGLLHQNSVNSRQENQPSTQSHEADPTESQSSMRQILQEMMIPSQLNGVNTLGNEMKGINGMTPALNGGNYLVGNGMANSSGVSGMGFGSLGGIGLSATQSGLRAAMVNNAMSMNGRVGVNHMPQDPTAVNHQQQQDMGSRLLGGLGPVNSFNNLQFDWN from the exons ATGGTGCCTTCCGGCTCTCCGACTCCGGTTGGAGGAGCCCAGTCGGTCCCTCAATCTCTTCTGAGGTCAAACTCCGGCATgttgggcggagcccagtctaATTCTATCCCTTCTCAGCAACCTTTCTCTTCCCTGGTTTCTCCTCGAACCCACTTtaacaacagcaacaacaatATGAGCTTGCTGGGTAACATTTCCAACGTATCATCACTCCTTAACCATTCATTTGGAAATGGAGGGCCTGTTTCTGGTGGTGGGCTCTCCAACCCTTCTGTGAACCTCCAACAGCGAGGTAGTGTTGGAAGTGCAGTTGATATGCTAGGTTCTGCTGAGCCTGATCCTCTATCCTTCACCTCTTCGTCTGGTCTGGGTCAGGGGCAGCACTTCCAGAATCCTTCTGGAAACCAGCTTGTGCAGGATCAGTCACAGCCTCAGCAACTTGAGGGGATACAGAACTTCCAACAACAGTTCTCAATGCCTCACAGTCAGCAGCAAACACAGCTCCGGGGAGGGCTGGGCAATGTGGGCAGCATGGGTCCTGTCAAGTTGGAGCCACAGATGTGTCCTGATAATAATGGTCCACCACAGCAATTACAGTCATTGCGCAGTCTAGGTGCTATGAAAATGGAACCTCAACAGCTGCAGTCTGTAAGAAGCTTAGGTTCTGTTAAACTGGAACACCAACATTCCGATTCATCATTGTTTCTgcagcagcaacagcagcagcagcagcaacaacagcaacagcagcagcagttACTCCAAATGTCGAGGCAGCAGTCACCAGCTGCAGCTGCTCAAATTAATCTCTTACAGCAGCAGCGGATCATGCatctgcagcagcagcagcaacagcagcaacagcagcagctTTTTAAGAACTTACCTCAGCAAAGAAACCAGCTGCAACAACAGCTTCAACAAAGTCTTCCTTTGAGACCTCAAGTGAAACCATTATATGAGCCTGGAATGTGTGCACGGCGTTTGACTCATTATATGTATCATCAGCAGCATAGACCAGAA GATAACAATATTGAGTTCTGGCGAAAATTTGTTAATGAATACTTTGCTCCCAATGCCAAGAAGAGGTGGTGTGTTTCTCTCTATGGAAGTGGGCGTCAAACCACTGGTGTTTTTCCTCAG GATGTATGGCACTGTGAGATATGCAGTCGTAAACCTGGTCGTGGTTTTG AAACTACCGTTGAGGTTCTGCCAAGACTATTCCAAATTAAATATGCTAGTGGTACTTTAGAGGAACTTTTATACGTTGACATGCCCCGTGAGTATCAGAATGCATCAGGCCAGATTGTCTTGGATTATGCTAAAGCAATTCAAGAGAGTGTATTTGAGCAATTACGTGTGGTACGTGAAGGTCAGCTGAGGATTGTTTTCTCCCCTGATCTAAAG atttgTTCCTGGGAATTCTGTGCTAGGCGTCATGAGGAGCTTATTCCTCGGAGGTTGTTAATACCCCAG GTTAGTCAACTTGGAGCTGCATTGCAGAGATATCAGAATGCTGCGCAAAATGCATCATCTGGCTTATCTACCCAAGAGTTGCAAAATACTTGTAATTT ATTTGTGGCATCTGCTCGCCAGTTGGCTAAAGCTTTGGAGGTACCGCTAGTAAATGATTTAGGATATACCAAAAGATATGTTCGCTGTCTTCAG ATATCAGAGGTGGTAAATAGTATGAAGGATCTGATTGACTATAGCAGAGAAACAGCGAGAGGACCTATGG ATAGCCTGATCAATTTCCCTCGAAGGACTACTGTTTCTTCAAACCTCCGTTCTCAACTGGCTCAGCAATGTGAGGAGCAGCAAAACATTGCCCAGAACTCGAACCACAATGATCAGACTGCTACTCATGCAACAGGTGTGCAACTTTCTTCTGCTAGCAATGGTGTTGTGAGTGCAAATAATTCCCTTAATGCTCCGCCATCCACCGGTGCTACGTCTGCCATAGCTGGGCTCCTCCACCAAAACTCAGTGAACTCCAGGCAAGAAAACCAG CCGTCAACACAGTCGCATGAAGCTGATCCAACAGAGTCGCAGAGTTCGATGCGGCAGATCTTGCAAGAGATGATGATTCCCTCTCAGCTAAATGGTGTCAATACCCTGGGAAATGAGATGAAGGGAATTAATGGTATGACACCAGCTCTGAATGGAGGCAACTACTTGGTAGGAAATGGCATGGCAAACAGTTCAGGCGTCAGTGGCATGGGGTTTGGGAGTTTGGGAGGGATTGGTCTATCGGCAACGCAGAGTGGGTTAAGGGCCGCAATGGTAAACAATGCCATGAGCATGAATGGGAGGGTTGGAGTGAATCATATGCCACAAGATCCAACAGCTGTGAACCACCAGCAGCAGCAGGATATGGGAAGCAGGCTGTTGGGTGGGCTTGGACCGGTCAACAGCTTTAATAATCTTCAGTTTGATTGGAACTAG